A single window of Cellulomonas sp. NTE-D12 DNA harbors:
- a CDS encoding methyl-accepting chemotaxis protein: MSSTASASASRLQGAVRWWTDRGVSTRILTAVLVAALVALAVGLVGIVSMARSNAATAELFRNHVQGVEQASTLRRAMVQMRLDVSNQALALGATEKKEDERAVADDEKEATDALAALKALDLSSTQRGYVADVEQQLAAYVAVRDGKLLPAGRANDIATWTNTSNDQATAIVMAMNAAVTNLVADEKAAAQAATDAVAAEYRTSRLLMLGALAIGLSAAVALGLFVARGIVRGLGRVKAVCTALERADLTVTTGLTSHDEVGQMGHALDAAIATLRLTVGTIDASSTSLANATEQMAASGEQIGSSAEETAAQAGVVSASAGEVSRNVQAVAAGSEQMGASILEIAQNATEAARVAGQAVAAAAATTETVTRLGDSSREIGNVVKLITSIAEQTNLLALNATIEAARAGEAGKGFAVVAGEVKDLARETAKATEDIARRVEAIQADTDGAVTAIEEITAVIGAINDYQTTIAAAVEEQTATTNEMNRGVTKAATGAEAIAATISGVADAADLTTQNVTQAQQSVTDIARMSVELRELVGRFTV, from the coding sequence ATGTCGTCCACCGCGTCCGCGTCCGCGTCCCGTCTGCAGGGCGCCGTCCGGTGGTGGACGGACCGTGGCGTCAGCACCCGCATCCTGACCGCCGTGCTGGTCGCGGCACTGGTCGCGCTCGCGGTGGGGCTCGTCGGCATCGTCTCGATGGCGCGCAGCAACGCCGCGACGGCCGAGCTGTTTCGGAACCACGTCCAGGGGGTCGAGCAGGCCTCGACCCTGCGGCGCGCGATGGTGCAGATGCGCCTGGACGTCAGCAACCAGGCTCTGGCGCTGGGGGCGACGGAGAAGAAGGAGGACGAGCGCGCGGTCGCGGACGACGAGAAGGAGGCGACCGACGCCCTCGCGGCTCTGAAGGCCCTGGATCTGTCGAGCACCCAACGTGGGTACGTCGCCGACGTCGAGCAGCAGCTCGCCGCCTACGTCGCCGTCCGGGACGGCAAGCTCCTGCCGGCAGGCCGTGCCAACGACATCGCTACGTGGACCAACACGAGCAACGACCAGGCGACGGCGATCGTGATGGCGATGAACGCCGCGGTCACCAACCTGGTGGCGGACGAGAAGGCGGCGGCGCAGGCGGCGACGGATGCCGTGGCGGCCGAGTACCGGACCAGCCGGCTGCTCATGCTCGGCGCGCTGGCGATCGGCCTGAGCGCTGCCGTCGCCCTGGGGCTGTTCGTCGCCCGCGGCATCGTGCGCGGCCTCGGCCGGGTGAAGGCGGTCTGCACCGCGCTCGAGCGCGCCGACCTCACGGTGACGACCGGCCTGACCTCGCACGACGAGGTCGGGCAGATGGGCCATGCGCTGGACGCCGCGATCGCCACGCTCCGGCTGACCGTGGGGACGATCGACGCGTCCTCCACCTCGCTGGCGAACGCGACGGAGCAGATGGCGGCGTCCGGCGAGCAGATCGGGTCGAGCGCCGAGGAGACGGCTGCGCAGGCCGGCGTGGTGTCCGCCTCGGCGGGCGAGGTGTCGCGCAACGTGCAGGCGGTGGCGGCCGGGTCGGAGCAGATGGGCGCGTCGATCCTGGAGATCGCGCAGAACGCGACGGAGGCGGCGCGGGTGGCCGGCCAGGCGGTCGCGGCTGCTGCTGCGACCACCGAGACGGTGACCCGGTTGGGCGACTCCTCCCGGGAGATCGGCAACGTCGTGAAGCTGATCACCTCGATCGCGGAGCAGACCAACCTGCTGGCTCTGAACGCCACCATCGAGGCGGCCCGTGCCGGTGAGGCCGGCAAGGGGTTCGCGGTGGTCGCCGGGGAGGTCAAGGACCTCGCCCGCGAGACGGCCAAGGCGACGGAGGACATCGCCCGGCGCGTGGAGGCGATCCAGGCCGACACCGACGGGGCGGTGACCGCGATCGAGGAGATCACCGCGGTGATCGGGGCGATCAACGACTACCAGACCACCATCGCCGCCGCCGTGGAGGAGCAGACCGCCACGACCAACGAGATGAACCGGGGCGTCACCAAGGCCGCCACCGGGGCCGAGGCGATCGCCGCCACGATCTCCGGCGTGGCAGACGCGGCCGACCTGACGACCCAGAACGTCACGCAGGCTCAGCAATCGGTGACGGACATCGCCCGCATGTCGGTGGAGCTGCGCGAGCTGGTCGGACGGTTCACCGTCTGA